Proteins from one Triticum aestivum cultivar Chinese Spring chromosome 7A, IWGSC CS RefSeq v2.1, whole genome shotgun sequence genomic window:
- the LOC123150328 gene encoding protein DWARF AND LOW-TILLERING-like, which translates to MLAGCSSLSSRHQMSTAQRLPCGFSKRGGRGDSAVPGAAPRGVPGGDGRGGNGTCSFRAHPAPPVTQAVSWGAKPEPSVVGDGGGREMRSRAVKRAHEGESAAEEYGAPAVRAKRTRMGADGDEVWFHQSIAGPAAMMQVAAGEGGGEEEVAEEQKVFLVPSAAAFPHGMAAAAGPSSLAAAKQEEFSKSPSHSSSSSGTDGGSSAMLPVEPAGVRSFVVPEAEREALELVGALTACAEALAGCQHDAANYYLARLGETASPSGPTPLHRVAACFAEALALRAANMWPHVFDVTPPRELTDAAFHDDDDALALRVLNSVTPIPRFLHFTLNERLLRAFDGHDRVHIIDFDIKQGLQWPSLLQSLSTRTPQPPAHVRITGVGSSRQELQDTGARLAHVAAGLGLAFEFHAVVDRLEDVRLWMLHVKRGERVAVNCILAAHRLLRDETGGALSDFLGLVRSTGAAVLLLGEHEAAGLNAGRWEARFARALQHYAAAFDAVGAAGLPPASAARAKAEEMFAREIRNAVAFEGSDRSERHESFAGWRRRMEDGGFRSAGIGDREAMQGRMIARMFAPGKYGVHPQGDGEGLTLWWLDTPLYTVTAWTPAGDGAGGSATVSASTTASHSLQS; encoded by the coding sequence ATGTTGGCAGGCTGCTCCTCCTTGTCGTCCAGGCATCAGATGAGCACGGCGCAGCGACTACCATGCGGCTTCTCCAAGCGGGGCGGCCGCGGCGACTCGGCAGTCCCCGGCGCCGCCCCCCGCGGCGTGCCGGGCGGCGACGGCCGGGGAGGCAACGGCACCTGCTCCTTCCGCGCGCACCCGGCGCCGCCGGTCACCCAGGCCGTGTCCTGGGGCGCCAAGCCGGAGCCCTCCgtcgtcggcgacggcggcggccgggagATGCGGAGCAGGGCCGTCAAGCGCGCGCACGAGGGTGAGTCGGCGGCGGAGGAGTACGGCGCCCCCGCCGTCCGCGCCAAGCGGACGCGGATGGGCGCCGACGGCGACGAGGTATGGTTCCATCAATCCATTGCAGGGCCGGCGGCCATGATGCAAGTGGCCGccggggaggggggaggggaggaggaggtggcggaggagcaGAAGGTGTTTCTTGTGCCGAGTGCTGCGGCCTTCCCACACGGCATGGCGGCCGCCGCGGGGCCGTCGTCGCTGGCCGCGGCCAAGCAGGAGGAGTTCAGCAAGTCGCCGTCCCACTCATCGTCCTCGTCGGGCACGGACGGCGGCTCCTCGGCCATGCTGCCGGTTGAGCCTGCTGGCGTGAGGAGCTTCGTGGTGCCCGAGGCGGAGCGGGaggcgctggagctcgtgggcGCGCTCACCGCGTGCGCCGAGGCCCTCGCCGGCTGCCAGCACGACGCCGCCAACTACTACCTGGCGCGGCTCGGCGAGACGGCCTCGCCGTCCGGGCCCACGCCGCTGCACCGCGTGGCCGCCTGCTTCGCCGAGGCGCTCGCGCTCCGCGCGGCCAACATGTGGCCGCACGTGTTCGACGTCACCCCGCCGCGCGAGCTCACCGACGCCGCCttccacgacgacgacgacgccctgGCGCTGCGGGTGCTCAACAGCGTCACCCCGATCCCGAGGTTCCTCCACTTCACCCTCAACGAGCGTCTCCTCCGCGCCTTCGACGGCCACGACCGCGTCCAcatcatcgacttcgacatcaagCAAGGCCTCCAGTGGCCGAGCCTCCTGCAGAGCCTGTCAACGCGGACGCCGCAGCCGCCGGCTCACGTGCGGATCACCGGCGTCGGCTCGTCGAGGCAGGAGCTGCAGGACACCGGCGCGCGCCTCGCACACGTGGCCGCCGGGCTGGGGCTCGCCTTCGAGTTCCACGCCGTGGTGGACCGGCTCGAGGACGTGCGCCTCTGGATGCTCCACGTCAAGCGCGGCGAGCGCGTCGCCGTGAACTGCATCCTCGCCGCGCACCGCCTGCTCCGCGACGAGACCGGCGGCGCGCTGTCCGACTTCCTCGGCCTCGTGCGCAGCACGGGCGCCGCCGTCCTGCTCCTCGGCGAGCACGAGGCGGCGGGGCTGAACGCCGGGCGATGGGAGGCGCGGTTCGCGCGCGCGCTGCAGCACTACGCCGCGGCGTTCGACGCGGTGGGCGCCGCCGGCCTGCCGCCCGCCAGCGCGGCCAGGGCCAAGGCGGAGGAGATGTTCGCGCGGGAGATCCGCAACGCGGTGGCGTTCGAGGGCTCCGACAGGTCGGAGCGGCACGAGAGCTTCGCCGGGTGGCGGCGGCGCATGGAGGACGGCGGGTTCCGGAGCGCCGGCATCGGCGACCGGGAGGCGATGCAGGGGCGGATGATCGCGAGGATGTTCGCGCCGGGCAAGTACGGCGTGCACCCGCAGGGCGACGGCGAGGGGCTCACGCTCTGGTGGCTCGACACCCCGCTCTACACCGTGACGGCGTGGACGCCGGCCGGCGACGGCGCAGGAGGCAGCGCGACGGTGTCGGCATCCACCACAGCATCACATTCTCTGCAGAGCTGA